In the genome of Candidatus Electrothrix rattekaaiensis, the window TGCTTATTGCCACCGGTATTAATCTGATTGATCTGGCTGGTGCTGAGGCTTTAATTGCAGAGAATAATCGGTTAAAAAAGATGGGCGGCGGCCTGTATTTTGTCAATATGAAGGCGGCGGTGTATGAGTTTGCGGTCCGTTCCGGTTTTATCAAAAATATAGGCCCGGATCATTTCTTTGATAGCAAAAGCTGCGCTATCTCGGAAATTTATAAAAAATTAGATGGAAGTAAATGTCCGTCCTGTAAAAATAAAATATTCAGGGAGTGCCGCCAGATATTCAGTGAATGTCGTCGCTAATTCGGGCTGTTCCTGCCGGGCAGGCCAATTCGGGTCTGCCCTCAAATGAGATGAACTTATCGGGTGGCCCTGCGGAGAATGCGTTTGATTACGTTCTCTGGCAGGGGCATTCGTCTTTTCTGTCTTTATCCTCCCCGCCTTGCTTGCTGAATCCCCTCAGGCTTTGTTTACTCTTCGGTTCCCTCTGTGTCTCCTGATCCAATTTCTTCCATTAAGGGCTTTCGTGCAAAGAAACGCACCGCGACAATGCTGATTTCGTACAGTATGACCAGCGGGCCAGCCATAAGCAGCTGATTCACCACATCTGGAGTCGGAGTGACAATTGCAGCAATAATAAAAGCAATGAGAAAGCCGTACTTGCGATTTTCTTCTAAAAACGGTGCATTGACTATGCCGAATTTAGCCAGAAAAACCATGAAGACCGGGAGCTCAAAAATAGCCCCAAAGGCTAAGAGCAGGCGGAGGGCAAGAGAAAAATATTCACTGACCGCAGGCATGGGGTCAAGGAATTCACTGGAATAACTGATGAGAAAACGAAATGCGGGCGGGAAGACGACAAAATAGCCAAAGGCAGCTCCGCCGAGAAAACAAAAGGTGGAGGTGAGGCTGAAGGGCAGCAACATTTTCTTTTCATGTTGATAGAGGCCCGGTGCGATAAAACGCCAGATTTGATAAAAAATAACTGGGCTGGCAAGCAGGATGCCTGCAACGAGGGCGAGTTTTAGGTAAAAAAAAACCCCTCCTGATACGAGATAAAGATCAGGCTTTTATCTGCTGGGAGCACTCGAATAAGCGGTTGAAAAAACCAAGCAGCAAGAGGCCGGATAAAGGAATAGGCAACAGCGAAACCGGCTGCTGCTGCGGATAAGGAGATGATGAGGCAAGAGCGCAGTTCGCCAAGATGCTCTATAAGTGATTGTTGTGATAGGGATTCAGGGTTGCTCATGTTCTTTTTTTTGTAGGGTTCATTGTGGAACGTAACATACCCTATTCATAAATTGATGTTAAGCCTTTTTCTGTTTTCTCGCTGCAATCGTTTTTTTTATCTGTGCCTTGCAGTGTGAGCGATCTGAGATAGTGATTGACGTAATGGTCAATTCATTGATAGATTAGAATAAAAGTAGAAAGATCGCGTTGGACTCGGATGAGCGTTGTATTTATTAGTTAGGAAAGGATGTGGTCTGGTCTTCTCCGGGAAAAGAACCCCCTCCTTTTACAAGAAGTCCGAAGAAGATGAGCAAAGAAGTAGTGCGAAGTTAACCTAAGGAACGACATACCCATGCCCCGTATTCTTATTGTAGATGACGAGTTAAGTATGCGTGATTTTCTCAAAATTTTGTTTGAGAATGAGGGCTACGAAGTTTTTGTCGCGTCTAATGCAGCCACAGCGTTGGATGTCGCGGTGAAAGATCCTTTTGATGTTGTTATTACTGACATTCGTATGCCCGGCATGAACGGTCTTGAATTGCTGGCAGAGTTGAAACAACATTTTCCTGATTTACCCGTGGTTATGATCACAGCGTATGCCTCGCCCGATGATGCTGTGCAGGCAATGAGGCAGGGTGCCTTTGATTATATTACCAAGCCCTTTCATGTTGATGAGCTGAAAAATGTTATCAGGACAGCGGTTCAGCGGAAAACATCGGCGGAAAAAACTGAGACCGGGGAGAACTTTGCCGGAATTATCGGTTCCAGCCCGGAAATACTGCGCATTTATGACCTGATCAGGCGAGTGGCACCCACCCCGGCCAGTGTACTTATCTATGGTGAATCAGGAACCGGAAAGGAACTGGTTGCCAAGGCTATTCATGAGCATTCCAAAGTTGCGGCAAATCCCTTTGTTCCGATCACATGCAGCGCAATACCGGAAAGTCTCCTTGAAAGCGAACTGTTCGGCCATGTCAAAGGCTCCTTTACAGGGGCTGTGGCTGATAAACCTGGGCTTTTTCAGCAGGCCGATTCAGGCACGGCCTTTCTTGATGAGATCGGTGAACTCACTCCCATTATCCAGACCAAGCTTTTGCGGGTGCTTCAGGAACGCGAGTTCATGCCGGTGGGGTCGACAAAGACAAAGCAGGTTAATGTCCGCATCATCTCTGCAACCAATCGGAATCTGGAAGACGAGATCATGGAGAAACGCTTCCGGGAGGATCTCTTCTACCGTTTGGCTGTTGTGCCGATTCGGGTGCCACCGCTCAGAGAGCGCAAAGGAGATGTTCCTCTGCTGGTAGATTATTTCCTGAAAAAATATTCCGAACTGTTTGGCAAAGAAATACAAACCATTTCTTCATACGGTCTTGAAGTTTTGATGGACTACAACTTCCCAGGCAATGTGCGGGAACTTGAAAATATTATTGAACGCGGGGTGGCCCTTGAGGCATCCAATATTATTCTTCCAGAAAGCCTTATACTTTCCCGGAAGGAGAAAGTAGGTTCCCAGAAAGAACCTTTATTTGTCGGGGCCCAAGATGAGCGAGAATTGTTTGATCGGGGGATGGAGGATATCCTGATCGACTTAGAAACCAGAATGATCAGGCATGCGCTTGATGTAGCTGAAGGGTCGAAGATGCGGGCTGCTGAACTCCTCAAGGTCAGCTTTAGATCTTTTCGTTATAAAACGAAAAAATACGAGATTGATTGAAACGGGAAAGAAAGGCTTGCTGACCGTATTTTTTTATCCACCGGTTTGAAGAAGAATATGAAAAATATATTATGTCTATAAATAAACTTATCAACGAGTTGAAACCCATACGAGACTCAAAAGAACAGTTGCGTCGTCACCTAGTTTGGATGATCACGACAAGGGTGATACTTTTTACTCTGCTGATCGCGGTGACGGTGGTCCTACAGAGTTTGGGGCGTAATGTTATTCTGCCCCCCAACGCTGTGACAATGGCTTTTCTCTCGGTGGTGTTTATCTACTCTATCGGATCAGCCGGGCTTTTGCAGACAAAAACCAGTCATCTGCCACGGTTCGGGCTTATTCAGGTTCTTTCAGATACGGTATTTTCTGCTTTATTGGTGCTGGGCACCGGGTGTAGTCAATCTATCTTTAGGCCGATCTTTATCTTTCCTGTCCTTATTGGAGGATTGAATCTGAATCGGATCGGAGGACTTTTGGCCGCCACAGCTTCTTCTGTCTTGTATGGGGCGATTCTTCTCAGCGAGTATCTTGAATATATTCCTCCTTTTTATTCTCATACCAATTATATTCCGCCAGATTACTTTCTTGATGTTGTGAATAAGTTTGCGGTTTACGTCGTTCTTTTTTTTGCTATCGGTCTGTCGAGCAGCATTGTCGCTGCAAGGCTGCGCAGGACCGAAGAAGCACTTTCCAGGACTTCTGTGCAGTTTGATCGTCTCAATCTTCTCTATAAGCAGATCTTTGATGATATTAATACCGGTATTATTACTGTTGAGAGCAGAAATCTGGTCACTTCGTGCAATATGGCCTTTGAAAAGATAACAGGATTTTCTGCGGAGAAAATTATCGGTCTTCCTTTTGATACTTTTTTCCCGGCAATGATTCTCACGGAACATGATGAGAGCAAGCAGGTAGTTGGTCTCACAAGAGAGGACGGTGGTTCTATCCGGGTCAGGTTTACCTTGGCGCAGTTGAATCTTCCTCCTGACCCTGATGTGCAAGATGGTCGGGATGATGCACGCTGTAAGGTGATCACCATGCAGGATATCAGCGTATTGGAAAAGATGGAGCGGCAGGTCAGAGACAGTGAAAAAATGGCAACTATCGGTGAATTGAGCGGTGGTATTGCCCATGATTTTCGTAATCCCTTGGCAGCTATTTCTGGATCTGCGCAGATTTTGAGTGTCCATATTAGAGAGCGGCAGAAAGAGTCTGATGATCCGATCATCAGCACCAACCGGCATTTGACAGATATTATCCTGCGGGAATCAGACAGGATGGAGAAGACGATCAATGATTTTCTGCAATTTGCACATCCCAAAGAGCTGGTTCCAGAGTGGTTTAATCTGAAACGGGTGGTTTTCGATGCTGTCCGGCAAATACAGGGAAAGAAGTCTCGTTATCCTGGATGCACTATATTGGCTGATATTCCAGGAAATCTTGACTGCTGGGGAGACCGGCAGCAGGTACAGATTGTGTTAGCGCATCTCCTGGAAAATAGTTGTTTTGCTTCGAGGGACTGTGCTGAACCTATTATTGTCCGGGTTGAAGAAGAGCAGAAAGAACAGGTTGATCTCTGTATTGCGGTCATTGATAAGGGGACGGGGATAACTGATAGGATCCGTGATAAGGTGTTCACCCCTTTTGTTTCCGGTCGGGAGAACAGTGCCGGGCTTGGTCTGGCCATTGTCCAACAGTTTATTGAACAGCACGGCGGTACAGTGACGCTTTTGGAACCAGAAGAGGGCTGTATTGTCGAAATACGGCTACCTCTCCCGGCTTTAACTGAGGATGAAGAAGAAATAGGTTGATGGGCAATTAGCCAGCAATTTGCTCTATCTCGGCACCAACCTGGCGGAGTTTCTCCACCATATTTTCATATCCTCGTTCAAGATGATATATTCTAGATATTTCAGTTGTACCTGATGCAGACAGGCCTGCAATGACAAGAGAGGCCGAGGCCCGCAGATCTGTGGCCATCATAGGTGCCCCAATGAGTTTGTTGCGGGCAATCCCGTTGACAACCGCCGTGGCTCCATCGATATTGATTTTTGCTCCTAGGCGTTGCAGCTCGGCAACATGCATGAAACGATTTTCAAAGATTGTTTCATGGATAATGGAAGTTCCGTTGCATTGGATCATCAGGGCCATGAATTGGGCCTGGAGATCGGTGGGAAATCCGGGGTAGGGCATGGTGGTGATATCAACAGCCTGTAAAGGACAGCGTTGTCCCTGTTCATTGATAGGGCAGGAGGCAATGATACTGCTCTTCTTTGCCTCTATGGTCATGCCGATCGCTTGAAGTTTTTCCATGAGGATCGGTAGGTGCGAGGGATCACAGTCGGTTATTTTCAGTTCTCCGCCGGTGGCTCCGACCGCTATGGCATAGGTGCCCGCCTCGATGCGATCTGGAATAATTGTTGCCTCGGTGGCCTGTAAGGAGGTAATACCGGTCACTGTGAGGCAATCCGTGTCCCGGCCTTCAATCTTTGCCCCCATTGCGGTGAGCATATCGATGAGATTGCCCACCTCTGGTTCTTTGGCCGCATTACGGATAAGCGTTGTTCCGCTTGCCTTAACTGAGGCCATGAGCACATTTTCTGTTCCGGTGACCGAAGGGATATCAAAATAAATCGTATTGCCGGTCAGCGTTCCCTCAACCCGTGCCTCCACGTAGCCGCTCTCAAGATGCGTGACTGCACCGAGCTGCTCAAAACCGCGCAAGTGGAAATTGATGGGCCGGGCACCGATGGCGCAGCCGCCGGGCAGAGAGACCCGAGCGCGACCGGTCCGGGTGAGCAGAGGGCCCAGAACCAGGACCGAAGCCCGCATGGTCTTGACCAGATCGTAAGGAGCTTCTGCGCCGGTCAAATCGGTTGTGTTGATCTGCACGGAACCGCCGGACCGTTCCCAGCTTGCGCCCAAGGTTTGGAGAAGCATGAGCATGGTGCGGGTATCGCGGAGGTCCGGGACGTTGTGGAGGGTGTAGGTTCCCGGAGCCAGTAGGGTCGCTGCCAGCAGCGGAAGGGCTGCATTTTTTGCACCGCTGACCTTGATGCTTCCCCGCAAAGGGTGTCCGCCGTTGATTCGTATTTTATCCATTGCGTTTATTGGTGATTATGCTGTTATAGGCCGGGAGCGGCTGCTCATGATTTCCGGTAGGATATCCATCCTGCGGCAAATCAATGTTCATCTTTCTTCGCAAGATAACCGTTGAGTTGATGCGATGTGCCATCCTAAAAAGCGACGGTCTTTTTGTCAAGACAATCGGAAGACGGATCAGGTCGATGACTGGGAACTTTGTTGAAATATTGGTGAAAAAGGCATGCTATGTACTTTTCTTGTGCTTGACAAAGGAAGATTTTTCCATATACTCTTAAAAAAAGATATCCGCCAACCTACTATAGGTTCATCCTCTGTCGACAGGAGCTTGGATCAGCGTGGATTTTCTGGGCCATTCATGGAGGGGAACTGATGAAAAGCGTTATTGTGTTTTGTGCAATCATATTGGGTGCGGGGCAGGCTGCCGCCGCTATCAAAGACTGCGGGGAGCTGAAGGCTGAGATAGCTGCTAAGCTTGTCTCGGCAGGCGTGGCCTCATTTGTTCTTGATATTGTGGATAAGGACTGGACAGGTACCGGAAGAATAATAGGCCGCTGTCAGGGAGGAACAAAGAGGATAGTGCGCCGTATGGGACTACCCACTTCTGCGCCTTGGGGCGGGCAGGCAGATACGCCTCCACGTCACTCCTCATCACTTGCAAGTGGTATTAAAAATTGTGAAGAGCTCAAGTCCGAGATAGCTACAAAGCTGGCTACTGCAGGCATATCTCCGGCTGTTCTTGCTATTGTGGATAGAAACTGGGCTGGTGCCGGAAGAATAGTAGGCAGCTGCGAGAACGGAACAAAGAGAATAGTGCGTACTCCAGAAGTCGGTTTTGTGTCTGAGGATGGACAGGCAGATAGATCTACCCGGTTCTCTGTAACATTTTCTTATGGTATCAAAGACTGTGAGGAGCTGGAGGACGAGATAGCTGCAAAGTTGCTCGCCAATGGCGTATCCTCGTTTGTTCTTGCCATTGTGGATAAGGATCGGACAGGTTCTGGAAAGATACTGGGAAGATGCGAGAACGGAACAAAGAGGATTATCCGGTTACAAGGCCGTTAAGGAATGAGTCTTTAATAACTGTCGCTTTTATAGGGGACGTAGCCCTATTACACTTCCAGAATTCGAACCTCTACCCCCGACTTGTAAACCGCATCACTACGCAGCCTGATTATGTTTTTTATTGACTTTCAGAACAAAAGTCGTGTTTGCTTAGTGAGCGAACTTATGAAAATAAAAGGGAGATAAGGGGGAGTTATGAAATTGTTCATCATCTCTGTTCTTTCGGTTTGTCTGCTTACCTGTTCTGGCTGTGACAACCCGCTTCAACCGTCTGAAAAGAAGCAGGAATCAAAAGACACTCAGGGAACTGCGCTTATACATATCTCACCGAAAATAATTAAAGGTGATACTGATCAGGATTGCAATAACCCTGAGTTTTATAACCAACTTCATTACTATGAGCTCTATATTGATCGCAAGCTGGTGTATAGAAACCGTCTAAGAACAATAAATGAAGAGGACGTTTCAACCAAGTGGCAACTCCCCCTTGGTGAACATCAACTCCGGGTCTTTGCTGATGGTTTTGAATCGTATGAAAATCCGATTGAGGTGGTTAAAAAAACTCAAGCTTCAACTGTTCAGCGTTTTGAAATGGTTCTTCGTCGGAATGAACAGGCTAAAGATAAAAAGACGACCTCTCCTTAGAATGCCTTGATTTGATGCTTGGCTCGCCGCTCTTGCCTTAGGTGTGCTTGCCCAGACAATCAGCCAGCAGAATAGCCATATGCACAGCTTTAACCTGTTGCCCCTGCCGTGCCAACCCCTCCTGATACTGCATCAGGCAACCGGAACAGATGGTGGTGACACAGTCAGGGGATTCGGCAAGGGCCTGTTTACTGCTTTTCTGAAATATCTGCGCAGAATGTTCAGGGCAGGCAAGATGAAAGAGTCCTCCCTGTCCGCAGCAGAGGGGGCCGTTCTCCGGTTCCAGAATATGCGCTCCTGCTTTGTGCAGGAGAGAACGTGGTGTA includes:
- a CDS encoding sigma-54 dependent transcriptional regulator, with the translated sequence MPRILIVDDELSMRDFLKILFENEGYEVFVASNAATALDVAVKDPFDVVITDIRMPGMNGLELLAELKQHFPDLPVVMITAYASPDDAVQAMRQGAFDYITKPFHVDELKNVIRTAVQRKTSAEKTETGENFAGIIGSSPEILRIYDLIRRVAPTPASVLIYGESGTGKELVAKAIHEHSKVAANPFVPITCSAIPESLLESELFGHVKGSFTGAVADKPGLFQQADSGTAFLDEIGELTPIIQTKLLRVLQEREFMPVGSTKTKQVNVRIISATNRNLEDEIMEKRFREDLFYRLAVVPIRVPPLRERKGDVPLLVDYFLKKYSELFGKEIQTISSYGLEVLMDYNFPGNVRELENIIERGVALEASNIILPESLILSRKEKVGSQKEPLFVGAQDERELFDRGMEDILIDLETRMIRHALDVAEGSKMRAAELLKVSFRSFRYKTKKYEID
- a CDS encoding twin-arginine translocase subunit TatC, whose protein sequence is MSNPESLSQQSLIEHLGELRSCLIISLSAAAAGFAVAYSFIRPLAAWFFQPLIRVLPADKSLIFISYQEGFFFT
- a CDS encoding ATP-binding protein — translated: MSINKLINELKPIRDSKEQLRRHLVWMITTRVILFTLLIAVTVVLQSLGRNVILPPNAVTMAFLSVVFIYSIGSAGLLQTKTSHLPRFGLIQVLSDTVFSALLVLGTGCSQSIFRPIFIFPVLIGGLNLNRIGGLLAATASSVLYGAILLSEYLEYIPPFYSHTNYIPPDYFLDVVNKFAVYVVLFFAIGLSSSIVAARLRRTEEALSRTSVQFDRLNLLYKQIFDDINTGIITVESRNLVTSCNMAFEKITGFSAEKIIGLPFDTFFPAMILTEHDESKQVVGLTREDGGSIRVRFTLAQLNLPPDPDVQDGRDDARCKVITMQDISVLEKMERQVRDSEKMATIGELSGGIAHDFRNPLAAISGSAQILSVHIRERQKESDDPIISTNRHLTDIILRESDRMEKTINDFLQFAHPKELVPEWFNLKRVVFDAVRQIQGKKSRYPGCTILADIPGNLDCWGDRQQVQIVLAHLLENSCFASRDCAEPIIVRVEEEQKEQVDLCIAVIDKGTGITDRIRDKVFTPFVSGRENSAGLGLAIVQQFIEQHGGTVTLLEPEEGCIVEIRLPLPALTEDEEEIG
- the tatC gene encoding twin-arginine translocase subunit TatC, coding for MLLASPVIFYQIWRFIAPGLYQHEKKMLLPFSLTSTFCFLGGAAFGYFVVFPPAFRFLISYSSEFLDPMPAVSEYFSLALRLLLAFGAIFELPVFMVFLAKFGIVNAPFLEENRKYGFLIAFIIAAIVTPTPDVVNQLLMAGPLVILYEISIVAVRFFARKPLMEEIGSGDTEGTEE
- the murA gene encoding UDP-N-acetylglucosamine 1-carboxyvinyltransferase; the encoded protein is MDKIRINGGHPLRGSIKVSGAKNAALPLLAATLLAPGTYTLHNVPDLRDTRTMLMLLQTLGASWERSGGSVQINTTDLTGAEAPYDLVKTMRASVLVLGPLLTRTGRARVSLPGGCAIGARPINFHLRGFEQLGAVTHLESGYVEARVEGTLTGNTIYFDIPSVTGTENVLMASVKASGTTLIRNAAKEPEVGNLIDMLTAMGAKIEGRDTDCLTVTGITSLQATEATIIPDRIEAGTYAIAVGATGGELKITDCDPSHLPILMEKLQAIGMTIEAKKSSIIASCPINEQGQRCPLQAVDITTMPYPGFPTDLQAQFMALMIQCNGTSIIHETIFENRFMHVAELQRLGAKINIDGATAVVNGIARNKLIGAPMMATDLRASASLVIAGLSASGTTEISRIYHLERGYENMVEKLRQVGAEIEQIAG
- a CDS encoding DUF1161 domain-containing protein, which gives rise to MKSVIVFCAIILGAGQAAAAIKDCGELKAEIAAKLVSAGVASFVLDIVDKDWTGTGRIIGRCQGGTKRIVRRMGLPTSAPWGGQADTPPRHSSSLASGIKNCEELKSEIATKLATAGISPAVLAIVDRNWAGAGRIVGSCENGTKRIVRTPEVGFVSEDGQADRSTRFSVTFSYGIKDCEELEDEIAAKLLANGVSSFVLAIVDKDRTGSGKILGRCENGTKRIIRLQGR